A single window of Castor canadensis chromosome 3, mCasCan1.hap1v2, whole genome shotgun sequence DNA harbors:
- the Ngdn gene encoding neuroguidin, translating into MPERAGLVKMAALELLESDVPSAVTLLKNLQEQVMAVTAQVQALTKKVQAGVYPTEKGLSLLEVKDQLLLMYLMDLSHLILDKASGGSLQGHAAVLRLVEIRTVLEKLRPLDQKLKYQIDKLVKTAVTGSLSDSDPLHFKPHPSNMMSKLSSEDEEEDEVEDGQSEVSGKKSIKGVSKKYVPPRLVPVHYDETEAEREKKRLERAKRRALSSSVIRELKEQYSDAPEEIRDARHPHVTRQSQEDQHRINYEESMMVRLSVSKREKGRRKRASMMSSQLHSLTHFSDISALTGGTAHLDEDQNPIKKRKKIPKKGRKKKGFRRRR; encoded by the exons ATGCCGGAAAGGGCGGGCCTTGTGAAGATGGCGGCGCTG GAGCTACTGGAATCAGACGTGCCTAGTGCCGTGACACTTTTGAAAAACCTCCAGGAGCAG GTGATGGCTGTAACTGCACAAGTGCAAGCACTGACAAAAAAAGTTCAAGCTGGAGTCTATCCTACAGAGAAG ggtctcagcttGTTAGAAGTGAAAGACCAGCTGCTGCTCATGTACCTTATGGATTTGAGCCACCTCATCCTGGACAAAGCCTCAGGAGGATCTCTTCAGGGGCATGCTGCAGTTTTGAGACTAGTAGAGATTCGCACG GTTTTGGAAAAACTTCGTCCCTTGGACCAAAAACTGAAGTATCAAATTGACAAATTGGTGAAGACTGCAGTGACAGGCAGCCTCA GTGACAGTGATCCTCTTCATTTTAAACCCCATCCTAGTAATATGATGAGCAAG ttgagCTCTGAGGATGAAGAGGAAGATGAAGTAGAGGATGGCCAATCTGAGGTTTCAGGGAAGAAGTCTATAAAAGGGGTATCTAAGAAATACGTGCCACCACGCTTGGTTCCAGTACATTATG ATGAAACAGAAGCTGAGCGGGAGAAAAAGCGCCTTGAACGAGCCAAAAGACGGGCATTGAGCAGCTCTGTCATTCGTGAACTTAAGGAGCAGTACTCAGATGCTCCAGAGGAAATCCGTGATGCTCGTCATCCTCATGTCACTCGCCAGAGTCAGGAAGACCAACACAG GATTAACTATGAAGAAAGTATGATGGTGCGTTTAAGTGTCagtaagagagagaaaggacGGAGAAAACGAGCAAGTATGATGAGCTCACAACTTCATTCCCTCACACACTTCAGTGACATCAGTGCGTTGACTGGAGGAACTGCTCATCTTGATGAG GATCAGAATCCTATTAAGAAGCGGAAGAAGATACCTAAGAAAGGCCGGAAGAAAAAAG GTTTTCGAAGGAGGCGGTGA